The Salvia splendens isolate huo1 chromosome 21, SspV2, whole genome shotgun sequence genome includes a window with the following:
- the LOC121783502 gene encoding pentatricopeptide repeat-containing protein At3g49740-like, whose product MRKCYQNTMGVLVDNSVPELIKLNCSLKNLVHAHRFSDALHLFQQIHSLRHLKPDHYTLSTALTACANSREIRVGAQLHNHCIKSGLRSFSHVANTLLALYAKLRDLVSVKRVYTDISEPDVYSHTTLLSACTKLGEVDYARMVFDKIPERNVEVWNAMITGCAENGLDGLAFDFFRRMRILDVKADNYAFASVVSLCTVVKLEFGRQLHCLVLKNGFLRKASVGNSLVTMYFKCESAGDACEIFEEIGREVGDEIAYNAVISGLVSMERDEEALLMFKDMQTVGLKPTELTFVSVMGACFNSEIATQVHGQAIKMSFGDSTKVNNAAISMYSNCGELAAACLVFRALEGKDVVSWNAIIASYTQESLNGDAISTYLQMQRNCVEPDEFTIGSLLANLDSVEVVEMIQAVLVKRALIHRVEVANALLSALSRNSAIEKAHEIFCQMHSRNVISWNAMISGFLLNGLPEEGLQQFLELLELGLKPNHYTLSLVLSICSSISDLLHGKEVHAYLLKLGYFVHTLLGNALIALYSKSGALNWSLKVFRSMTNRDVVSWNSVISAHALHGEGKEAIKWFEAMQCSSTVRPDKATFTAVLSACSHAGLVADGIRIFNLMVEGYGIDPEMHHFSCVVDLLGRAGFLDVAERLIKDAGSDIDPSVWWTLLSSCAAYGHLHLGNIVAKFLLETGHDDDPSLYILLSNLHSNAGKWEEAASFREVMKKYGVMKQPGRSWISP is encoded by the coding sequence ATGCGAAAATGCTACCAAAATACCATGGGAGTCTTAGTAGATAATTCTGTTCCAGAATTAATCAAACTCAATTGCTCTCTGAAGAACCTTGTCCATGCCCACAGATTCTCAGACGCCCTCCATCTCTTCCAACAAATCCACTCACTCCGCCACCTCAAACCCGACCACTACACTCTTTCAACAGCCCTCACAGCGTGCGCCAACTCCCGCGAAATAAGAGTGGGTGCCCAACTCCACAATCACTGCATCAAATCCGGCCTTCGAAGCTTCTCTCACGTAGCGAATACCCTGCTCGCGTTGTATGCGAAGTTGCGGGACTTGGTATCGGTGAAAAGGGTCTATACTGATATAAGCGAGCCCGATGTATACTCGCACACGACACTGTTGTCAGCTTGCACGAAGCTCGGCGAAGTTGATTATGCTCGTATGGTGTTCGACAAAATACCTGAAAGAAATGTGGAAGTCTGGAATGCGATGATCACGGGTTGCGCTGAGAATGGACTTGATGGGCTTGCGTTCGATTTCTTCCGGAGAATGCGTATCCTTGATGTGAAAGCGGATAACTATGCGTTTGCCAGTGTTGTGAGCTTATGTACAGTTGTGAAGCTTGAGTTTGGGAGGCAACTTCATTGCTTGGTTTTGAAAAATGGATTTTTGAGGAAGGCGTCCGTCGGTAATTCATTGGTCACTATGTATTTTAAATGTGAAAGTGCTGGTGATGCTTGTGAAATATTTGAGGAAATCGGGAGAGAAGTTGGTGACGAGATAGCATATAATGCAGTTATATCAGGATTGGTCAGTATGGAAAGAGATGAAGAAGCTCTGTTGATGTTCAAAGATATGCAAACCGTTGGTCTGAAACCAACTGAATTGACTTTTGTGAGTGTAATGGGAGCTTGTTTCAATTCCGAAATTGCTACTCAAGTACATGGCCAAGCTATCAAGATGAGTTTTGGAGACTCTACTAAAGTTAATAATGCAGCAATAAGCATGTATTCTAATTGCGGGGAGTTAGCTGCAGCTTGTTTGGTTTTCAGAGCGTTGGAAGGGAAGGATGTCGTCTCGTGGAATGCCATTATAGCAAGCTACACTCAAGAGAGCCTGAATGGAGATGCTATCTCCACCTACCTTCAGATGCAAAGGAATTGTGTTGAGCCAGATGAATTCACTATTGGAAGCTTGCTAGCAAACTTAGATTCGGTAGAGGTAGTTGAGATGATACAAGCAGTTCTAGTGAAAAGGGCGCTCATTCACAGAGTTGAAGTTGCAAACGCATTGCTTTCAGCATTATCTAGGAACAGTGCGATAGAGAAGGCCCACGAAATCTTCTGTCAAATGCACTCAAGAAATGTAATATCTTGGAATGCAATGATATCTGGATTTCTATTAAATGGATTGCCAGAGGAAGGGCTGCAACAATTTTTGGAATTACTAGAATTAGGTCTAAAACCAAATCATTACACTTTGAGCCTTGTTTTAAGCATTTGCTCCAGTATATCGGATCTTCTTCATGGCAAAGAAGTTCATGCATACTTACTGAAATTGGGTTATTTCGTTCACACCTTGCTTGGTAATGCCCTCATTGCGCTGTACTCCAAGTCTGGGGCTTTGAACTGGTCATTGAAAGTGTTCCGCAGTATGACCAATAGAGATGTTGTTTCTTGGAACTCAGTGATCTCCGCCCATGCACTGCACGGAGAGGGCAAGGAGGCCATCAAGTGGTTTGAGGCTATGCAGTGTTCGAGTACAGTGAGGCCGGATAAGGCAACTTTCACTGCAGTCTTATCGGCTTGCAGCCATGCAGGTTTAGTTGCTGATGGTATTAGGATCTTCAATTTGATGGTGGAGGGTTATGGCATTGATCCAGAAATGCACCACTTCTCTTGTGTGGTCGATCTATTAGGGAGGGCCGGGTTTCTTGATGTAGCGGAGAGGCTGATCAAGGATGCTGGCAGTGATATCGACCCGAGTGTTTGGTGGACTTTGTTGAGTTCTTGTGCAGCCTACGGCCATCTGCACTTGGGAAATATAGTTGCGAAGTTTCTCCTTGAAACAGGGCATGATGATGATCCTTCGCTTTACATTCTGCTGTCGAATCTTCATTCTAATGCTGGGAAATGGGAAGAGGCAGCTAGTTTTAGGgaagtgatgaagaaatatggtGTGATGAAGCAACCTGGAAGAAGTTGGATCTCCCCATGA
- the LOC121783552 gene encoding protein SHORT-ROOT-like, translated as MDTLFRLVSLQSDQSINPTQTSSSSPSQNHNYHPHQDEECLNYFMDHEDDFSSSSSSKHHQISTTDRHHHHAYDQSSYISAAPLDVSMEFPAAFSGQNKWATEILLETARAVNDKYTARFQQLMWMLNEMSSPYGDVDQKLAAYFLQALFSRMTDSGELNRRNLISAAEKAASFSATRETVLKFQEVSPWTTFGHVACNGAIMEAVDAAAKIHIIDLSNTYCTQWPTLLEAIATRSDDTPHLRLTTVVGGRGDGAIAGAAAVQRLMKEIGSRMEKFARLMGVPFKLNVIHHAGDLSELNLAAIGIEEDEALAINCVGSLRSVRATGNNRDQLISNFRKLRPRIVTIVEEEADLNVGDGGYEFVRGFEECLRWFRVYFEALEESFPRASNERLMLERAAGRAVVDLVACPPHESVERRDAAARWCQRMHGGGFRAWSFNEEVNDDVRSLLRRYKEGWTMGQRGDAAGIFLSWREQPVVWASAWKPS; from the coding sequence ATGGATACTTTGTTTAGGCTGGTTAGTCTCCAATCCGACCAATCCATTAATCCTACCCAAACGTCAAGTAGCTCGCCATCGCAGAATCACAACTACCATCCTCATCAAGACGAGGAATGCCTCAACTATTTCATGGATCATGAAGACGActtctcttcctcttcctcctccaaaCACCACCAAATCTCCACCACTGATCGCCACCACCACCATGCCTACGACCAATCCTCTTATATTTCTGCGGCGCCGCTTGATGTGAGCATGGAGTTTCCAGCTGCCTTCTCCGGCCAGAACAAGTGGGCTACTGAGATCCTTCTAGAAACAGCTAGAGCCGTTAATGATAAATACACCGCTCGCTTTCAGCAGCTGATGTGGATGCTCAACGAGATGAGCTCTCCCTACGGCGACGTCGATCAGAAGCTCGCCGCCTACTTTCTACAAGCCCTCTTCAGCCGCATGACCGACTCGGGCGAGTTGAACCGCCGCAATTTGATCTCCGCGGCAGAGAAGGCTGCGTCCTTCTCCGCCACGAGAGAGACCGTGCTGAAGTTCCAGGAGGTCAGCCCGTGGACCACGTTCGGCCACGTGGCCTGCAACGGGGCGATCATGGAGGCCGTGGATGCCGCGGCGAAGATCCACATCATTGACCTCAGCAACACCTACTGCACGCAGTGGCCGACGCTTCTCGAGGCCATCGCCACGAGATCCGACGACACGCCGCACCTCCGCCTCACCACGGTCGTCGGAGGGCGAGGCGACGGCGCGATCGCCGGCGCCGCCGCGGTGCAGCGGCTGATGAAGGAGATCGGGAGCAGGATGGAGAAATTCGCGAGGCTGATGGGGGTTCCGTTCAAGCTCAACGTGATCCACCACGCCGGAGATCTGTCGGAGCTCAACCTCGCCGCGATCGGGATCGAGGAGGACGAAGCCCTAGCGATCAATTGCGTCGGATCGCTCCGATCGGTGAGGGCTACTGGCAACAATCGGGATCAATTGATCTCCAATTTCAGGAAATTGAGGCCGAGGATCGTCACAATCgtcgaagaagaagcagatctgaACGTcggcgacggcggttacgaattCGTGAGGGGATTCGAGGAGTGCTTGAGGTGGTTTAGGGTTTACTTCGAGGCGCTGGAGGAGAGCTTCCCTCGGGCGAGTAACGAGCGGCTGATGCTGGAGAGGGCGGCGGGGAGGGCGGTGGTGGATCTGGTTGCGTGCCCGCCGCATGAGTCGGTGGAGAGGAGGGACGCGGCGGCGAGGTGGTGCCAGCGCATGCATGGAGGGGGGTTTAGGGCGTGGTCGTTTAATGAGGAGGTGAACGACGATGTGAGGTCGCTGCTGAGGAGGTATAAGGAGGGGTGGACGATGGGGCAGAGAGGGGATGCCGCCGGAATATTCCTTTCGTGGAGGGAGCAGCCGGTGGTGTGGGCTAGTGCGTGGAAACCCTCGTAG
- the LOC121785208 gene encoding adenylyl-sulfate kinase 3-like, producing MAAVANQTFSFSKLSRSRHVNPLAPPAAAFQSCGGRKLEVCGGAAARSRFVSPIRAMENSRREIENRATKHANGAANQSLVDSAAGGKKTVEVGTVGNSTNIAWHKCSVEKCDREEMLNQKGCVIWITGLSGSGKSTVACALSRALHARGKLSYVLDGDNCRHGLNRDLSFKAEDRSENIRRIGEVAKLFADAGVICIASLISPFRKERDACRDLLPEGDFIEVYMDVPLQVCETRDPKGLYKLARAGKIKGFTGVDDPYEPPLNSEIVLQQSEGICHSPAVLAEQVISYLEIKGYLKS from the exons ATGGCGGCGGTGGCTAATCAGACCTTCAGTTTCTCTAAGCTGTCGAGGTCAAGACACGTCAATCCATTGGCACCTCCGGCGGCGGCGTTTCAGAGCTGCGGAGGTAGGAAGCTCGAGGTTTGCGGTGGCGCTGCCGCGAGATCGAGATTCGTGTCGCCAATTAGGGCAATGGAAAATTCGCGCCGCGAGATCGAGAATCGTGCGACGAAGCACGCCAACGGCGCGGCAAATCAATCTCTGGTCGATTCCGCCGCCGGAG GTAAAAAAACTGTTGAGGTGGGTACAGTAGGGAATTCTACGAATATTGCGTGGCACAAGTGTTCTGTGGAAAAGTGCGATAGAGAGGAGATGCTTAATCAAAAGGGCTGCGTTATTTGGATCACTGGTTTAAGTGGATCAG GAAAGAGCACTGTGGCATGTGCTTTAAGTCGTGCTTTACATGCCAGAGGAAAGCTCAGTTATGTCCTTGATGGGGATAACTGTAGGCATGGTCTAAACCGCGATTTAAGTTTTAAAGCTGAAGATAGATCTGAGAATATAAGAAGGATAG GCGAGGTGGCAAAGCTTTTTGCAGATGCTGGAGTAATTTGTATTGCAAGTTTAATATCACCATTCAGGAAGGAGAGAGATGCCTGCCGAGATTTACTTCCTGAAGGGGATTTTATCGAG GTATATATGGATGTGCCGTTACAAGTTTGTGAGACAAGGGATCCCAAGGGATTGTACAAGCTTGCACGAGCTGGAAAAATCAAAG GTTTCACAGGTGTGGACGATCCGTATGAGCCACCACTGAACTCTGAG ATAGTATTGCAGCAAAGTGAAGGAATATGTCATTCTCCAGCTGTTCTGGCTGAGCAAGTTATTtcatatttggaaataaaaggATATCTGAAGTCATAA
- the LOC121783276 gene encoding 60S ribosomal protein L26-1-like, whose amino-acid sequence MKYNPRVSSSRRKSRKAHFTAPSSVRRVIMSAPLSGDLRTKYSVRSMPVRKDDEVQVVRGTYKGREGKVVQVYRKKWVIHIERITREKVNGSTVNVGIHPSKVVITKLRLDKDRKSLLDRKEKGRAVADKDKGTKFTAEDIMQTID is encoded by the coding sequence ATGAAGTACAACCCCAGAGTGTCGTCCTCCCGGCGCAAGAGCCGCAAGGCTCATTTCACGGCGCCGTCCAGCGTCCGCCGCGTCATCATGAGCGCGCCGCTCTCCGGCGACCTCCGCACCAAGTACAGCGTCCGCTCGATGCCGGTGCGCAAGGACGACGAGGTCCAGGTGGTGCGCGGCACCTACAAGGGGCGAGAGGGAAAGGTCGTCCAGGTGTACCGTAAGAAGTGGGTGATCCACATCGAGCGCATCACAAGGGAGAAGGTTAACGGATCCACGGTCAACGTCGGGATCCACCCGTCCAAGGTCGTGATTACCAAGCTCCGCCTCGATAAGGACCGGAAATCGCTGCTCGACCGCAAGGAGAAGGGGCGCGCCGTCGCGGACAAGGACAAGGGCACCAAGTTCACCGCCGAGGACATCATGCAGACTATCGATTAG
- the LOC121784995 gene encoding calcium-transporting ATPase 2, plasma membrane-type-like has product MESLLCEKWELQPKHSSTEVLQRWRDLCGVVKNPKRRFRFTANIAKRHEAAQMRKTNQEKLRIAVLVSKAAFEFIKGAKMSNYTIPDEVEAAGFKICAGELGFIVESHDLKKLRLHGGVAGLADKLAADAYSGLSTADLPRRQALYGLNKFQESPPRSFLHFVWEALHDMTLMILAACALVSLVVGIATEGWPRGAHDGLGIAASILLVVFVTASSDYRQSLQFRDLDKEKKKINVHVTRNGYRQKISIYELLPGDIVHLSIGDQVPADGVFLSGFSVLIDESSLTGESEPVMVNSEHPFLLSGTKVQDGTCKMMVTTVGMRTQWGKLMEKLSEGGDDETPLQVKLNGVATIIGKIGLAFAVVTFAVLVQKLVARKWGDGTSLVWSGDDALELLEYFAIAVTIVVVAVPEGLPLAVTLSLAFAMKKMMNDKALVRHLAACETMGSATSICSDKTGTLTTNHMTVVKACICMNVKEITKPEHASALCSELPQSVVRTLLQSIFTNTGGEVVVNKEERREILGTPTEAAILEFGLSLGGDFQGERQGCKILKVEPFNSTKKRMGVVVAVPGGLRAHTKGASEIILACCSSVLNQKGEVVDLDNAYFNHLKETIEQFANEALRTLCLAYVELEDDFDEQDSIPASGFTLIGIVGIKDPVRPGVRESVALCRSAGVTVRMVTGDNINTAKAIARECGILTDDGIAIEGPDFREKSLKELHQLIPKIQVMARSSPLDKHTLVRHLRTTFNEVVAVTGDGTNDAPALHEADIGLAMGIAGTEVAKESADVIILDDNFSTIVTVAKWGRSVYVNIQKFVQFQLTVNIVALIVNFTSACLTGSAPLTAVQLLWVNMIMDTLGALALATEPPNEALMEKAPVGRSGNFISNVMWRNIFGQSVYQFVVIWFLQAYGKAYFEIENYPNSDLILNTIIFNTFVFCQLFNEVNSREMEKINVLQGILNNHVFASVVGLTVVFQIIIVEFLGTFANTTPLTMEQWKASIFIGFLGMPIAVILKTLIPMSN; this is encoded by the exons atGGAGAGTTTACTGTGTGAGAAATGGGAGCTTCAGCCGAAGCATTCGTCGACGGAGGTGCTGCAGCGGTGGCGCGATCTCTGCGGCGTCGTCAAGAATCCCAAAAGACGATTCCGATTCACCGCTAATATCGCCAAACGTCATGAGGCTGCTCAAATGCGCAAAACCAACCAG GAGAAATTGAGGATAGCAGTTCTCGTCTCCAAAGCCGCATTCGAATTCATAAAAGGCGCGAAGATGAGCAACTACACCATCCCCGACGAAGTCGAAGCCGCCGGATTCAAGATCTGCGCCGGAGAGCTAGGCTTCATCGTGGAAAGCCACGACCTCAAGAAGCTCCGCCTCCACGGCGGCGTCGCCGGCCTCGCAGACAAGCTCGCCGCCGACGCCTACTCCGGGCTCTCCACTGCCGACCTCCCCCGCCGCCAAGCCCTCTACGGCCTCAACAAGTTCCAAGAAAGCCCCCCCCGCAGCTTCCTCCACTTCGTCTGGGAGGCCCTCCACGACATGACCCTCATGATCCTCGCCGCCTGCGCCCTCGTCTCCCTCGTTGTCGGCATCGCCACCGAAGGCTGGCCCCGCGGCGCCCACGACGGCCTCGGCATCGCCGCCAGCATTTTACTGGTCGTGTTTGTTACCGCCTCCAGCGACTACCGCCAGTCGCTGCAGTTTAGAGATTTGGataaggagaagaagaagatcaaTGTACACGTCACCAGAAACGGTTACAGGCAAAAGATATCGATATACGAGCTTCTCCCCGGAGACATCGTGCATCTGTCCATCGGCGATCAAGTCCCTGCTGATGGCGTTTTCCTCTCCGGATTCTCGGTCTTGATAGACGAGTCGAGTTTGACCGGTGAGAGCGAGCCGGTTATGGTTAACAGTGAGCATCCTTTTCTGTTGTCAGGGACGAAGGTGCAGGATGGGACTTGTAAAATGATGGTCACTACCGTCGGGATGAGGACGCAGTGGGGGAAGCTGATGGAGAAGCTGAGTGAAGGAGGCGACGACGAGACGCCTCTCCAGGTGAAGCTCAATGGAGTTGCCACCATAATTGGGAAGATTGGTCTTGCTTTTGCGGTTGTTACATTTGCTGTGCTTGTTCAGAAGCTTGTTGCTCGGAAATGGGGAGATGGGACTAGTTTGGTTTGGTCGGGTGATGATGCGCTTGAGCTTCTCGAGTATTTCGCTATAGCTGTCACCATCGTCGTTGTTGCAGTCCCTGAAGGGCTCCCCCTTGCTGTGACGCTTAGCCTTGCTTTCGCGATGAAAAAGATGATGAACGATAAGGCGCTCGTTCGCCATCTCGCTGCGTGTGAGACCATGGGGTCCGCGACTAGTATCTGTAGTGACAAGACGGGAACTCTCACGACGAACCACATGACTGTGGTGAAGGCTTGCATTTGTATGAATGTGAAGGAGATCACGAAGCCAGAGCACGCCTCTGCTTTGTGCTCTGAGCTCCCGCAGTCGGTGGTGAGGACGCTCTTGCAGTCGATCTTCACCAATACGGGCGGGGAGGTGGTGGTGAACAAGGAAGAGAGGCGCGAGATTCTTGGGACTCCGACTGAGGCTGCGATACTCGAGTTTGGGCTGTCGCTCGGGGGGGATTTTCAAGGGGAGAGGCAGGGGTGTAAGATATTGAAAGTTGAGCCGTTTAATTCGACTAAGAAGAGGATGGGAGTGGTGGTGGCGGTTCCCGGGGGCCTACGAGCTCACACGAAGGGGGCCTCGGAGATCATCCTGGCTTGCTGCAGCAGTGTGCTGAATCAGAAGGGGGAGGTGGTGGATTTGGATAATGCATATTTCAATCATTTGAAGGAAACTATTGAGCAGTTTGCGAACGAGGCTCTTCGAACTCTATGCCTCGCGTACGTGGAGCTCGAGGATGACTTCGACGAACAGGATTCCATCCCTGCCTCTGGATTCACTCTGATAGGCATTGTGGGGATCAAGGACCCTGTCCGGCCCGGGGTGAGGGAGTCCGTTGCTCTGTGTCGATCGGCTGGTGTCACTGTCCGGATGGTCACCGGAGACAACATCAACACTGCAAAGGCTATTGCTAGAGAGTGTGGGATTCTTACAGATGATGGGATTGCGATAGAAGGTCCCGACTTTCGCGAGAAGAGTTTGAAGGAATTGCACCAATTGATCCCCAAGATCCAGGTGATGGCTCGTTCTTCGCCACTGGATAAGCATACGCTGGTGAGGCACTTGAGAACCACGTTCAACGAGGTTGTGGCTGTGACCGGTGATGGGACGAACGATGCTCCCGCGCTTCATGAAGCAGATATTGGACTAGCAATGGGCATTGCTGGAACTGAG GTGGCTAAAGAGAGTGCTGATGTTATAATTTTGGATGACAATTTCTCGACCATTGTCACAGTAGCAAAATGGGGTCGTTCAGTATATGTAAACATCCAAAAGTTTGTGCAGTTTCAGCTGACTGTCAACATTGTTGCCCTCATTGTAAACTTCACTTCAGCTTGTTTGACTG GGAGTGCACCACTGACTGCAGTCCAGCTGCTATGGGTGAACATGATCATGGACACGCTGGGGGCGCTTGCACTAGCAACGGAGCCTCCCAACGAGGCGCTGATGGAGAAGGCCCCCGTGGGAAGGAGTGGCAACTTCATCAGCAATGTGATGTGGAGGAACATCTTTGGCCAATCAGTCTACCAGTTTGTGGTCATATGGTTCCTTCAAGCATATGGGAAGGCTTATTTCGAAATCGAAAACTACCCCAACTCGGACCTAATCCTCAACACCATCATCTTCAACACCTTTGTCTTCTGCCAG CTGTTCAACGAGGTGAACTCGAGGGAGATGGAGAAGATAAACGTGCTTCAAGGGATACTTAACAACCACGTATTCGCCTCTGTTGTTGGGTTGACGGTCGTTTTCCAGATCATAATTGTGGAGTTTCTAGGGACATTTGCAAACACCACTCCTCTCACAATGGAGCAATGGAAAGCAAGCATATTCATAGGCTTCTTAGGCATGCCCATTGCTGTTATCTTGAAAACACTCATTCCTATGAGTAATTAA